In Williamwhitmania taraxaci, a genomic segment contains:
- a CDS encoding rhomboid family intramembrane serine protease, with the protein MSIGQEIKQSFKQGSLHTKLIYVNIGVFLAVSIVNVIMLISGNRDYFSLLEWLQVPSYLPHLISTPWTLVTYMFTHENLFHILFNLLALYWFGQIFLRFFTQKQLLSTYLWGGLAGGILFVLAFNAIPLFVEMKYLSVMIGASASIMAITFAAATYAPNHTIYLLFFGEVRLKYIALVYLIIDLISIAGTNAGGHIAHLGGALAGYLIALKLKQNSTTNLGLGWVEGIFNVFSSERNKMKVVHKRNMSDMEYNATKVKRESNINDILDKINKTGYESLTKEEREELFKLGNKN; encoded by the coding sequence ATGAGCATAGGGCAGGAAATAAAACAATCTTTCAAGCAGGGAAGCCTTCACACCAAACTTATCTACGTTAACATAGGCGTATTTTTGGCGGTGAGCATCGTGAATGTAATCATGCTTATAAGCGGAAACAGAGATTATTTCTCCTTGCTCGAGTGGCTTCAGGTGCCCTCTTACCTTCCGCACCTGATTAGCACACCGTGGACCTTGGTAACCTACATGTTTACCCACGAGAACTTGTTCCACATCCTGTTCAACCTGTTGGCGCTATACTGGTTTGGCCAGATATTCTTGCGCTTTTTTACGCAAAAGCAGCTTCTCTCCACCTACCTCTGGGGTGGGTTGGCAGGAGGTATTCTCTTTGTATTGGCCTTCAATGCCATACCGCTGTTTGTGGAGATGAAATATTTATCAGTGATGATTGGGGCCTCCGCTTCAATTATGGCCATTACCTTTGCGGCTGCTACCTACGCCCCAAATCACACCATTTATCTTCTCTTCTTTGGAGAAGTTCGGCTTAAGTATATTGCACTGGTTTACCTGATCATCGATTTAATAAGCATTGCAGGAACAAATGCCGGAGGACATATTGCTCACCTAGGCGGAGCACTGGCAGGATACCTTATTGCACTTAAACTAAAGCAGAACAGCACCACCAACCTAGGACTGGGTTGGGTAGAGGGAATTTTCAACGTTTTTTCTTCGGAACGAAATAAGATGAAGGTAGTGCACAAGCGCAACATGTCCGATATGGAGTACAATGCCACTAAGGTAAAACGCGAGAGTAACATCAATGATATTCTCGATAAAATAAACAAAACAGGCTACGAATCGCTCACCAAAGAAGAGCGCGAAGAGTTATTCAAATTGGGTAATAAAAACTAG